One uncultured Pseudodesulfovibrio sp. genomic window carries:
- a CDS encoding nickel-dependent hydrogenase large subunit, with translation MSGCSPKAAPMAHGKHDVVVDPVTRIEGHLRIEAVVEDGKIVDVRSSSQLFRGLEIILKGRDPRDAQHFTQRSCGVCTYVHALASIRCVDNAVGVDKELPHNATIIRNLVLAAQFMHDHIVHFYHLHALDFVDVTGCLSADVNKTAEIAAAVAKTVRPDPKIVSSKEDLQKTKDTVKGIVESGRLGIFTNAYFLGGHPAYVLPPEVNLLATNHYLNALHLQVKAARAMAVFGAKNPHTQFTVMGGVSCYEGLTDKYINDFLALYADIKDFILDCYIPDLIAVAGYYKDWASIGGTTNFMSFGEYPAQGGEADLNSRYIKPGVIFDRKISDVQAFDPTKIEEHVKHSWYKDGSPKHPYAGVTDPMYTSLDDKAKYSWMKAPRYDGKSTEVGPLATCLVNYGLGHPEFVKYVNFVLGKLEVGPEALFSTLGRTGARGIECLITCLKTEDMVNDLKENIAKGNLDICKDWDMPAEAQGVGFVNAPRGGLSHWIDIKDSKIDNFQLVVPSTWNLGPRCDNNLPGPTEEALLDNTPIADPERPVEILRTVHSYDPCIACGVHVIDNKTGNVKKFRVL, from the coding sequence ATGTCTGGTTGCTCCCCTAAAGCCGCCCCGATGGCGCATGGGAAACACGATGTCGTAGTTGATCCGGTCACCAGGATCGAGGGTCACCTTCGCATTGAGGCCGTGGTCGAAGATGGCAAAATCGTTGACGTCCGCAGCAGCTCCCAGCTGTTCCGCGGTCTGGAGATCATCCTGAAAGGCCGTGATCCCCGCGATGCACAGCACTTCACCCAGCGCTCCTGCGGCGTCTGCACCTACGTGCACGCGCTCGCTTCCATCCGCTGCGTCGACAACGCCGTCGGCGTAGACAAGGAACTGCCCCACAACGCGACCATCATCCGTAACTTGGTGCTGGCCGCTCAGTTCATGCATGACCACATCGTGCATTTCTATCATCTGCATGCCCTGGACTTCGTCGACGTCACCGGCTGTCTGTCCGCCGACGTCAACAAGACCGCTGAAATCGCCGCCGCCGTCGCCAAGACCGTGCGCCCCGATCCCAAGATCGTCTCCTCCAAGGAAGACCTTCAGAAGACCAAGGACACCGTCAAGGGTATCGTCGAGTCCGGCCGTCTGGGCATCTTCACCAACGCTTACTTCCTCGGCGGCCACCCGGCTTACGTCCTGCCGCCCGAGGTGAACCTGCTTGCCACCAACCACTACCTGAACGCCCTGCATCTGCAGGTCAAGGCCGCTCGTGCCATGGCGGTGTTCGGTGCCAAGAACCCGCACACCCAGTTCACCGTCATGGGTGGCGTGTCCTGTTACGAAGGTCTGACCGACAAGTACATCAATGACTTCCTGGCCCTGTACGCCGACATCAAGGACTTCATCCTTGACTGCTACATCCCGGACCTCATCGCTGTTGCCGGTTACTACAAGGATTGGGCTTCCATCGGCGGCACCACCAACTTCATGAGCTTCGGCGAATACCCGGCGCAGGGCGGCGAGGCCGACCTGAACTCCCGGTACATCAAGCCCGGCGTCATCTTCGATCGCAAGATCTCCGACGTTCAGGCCTTTGATCCGACCAAGATCGAAGAGCACGTGAAGCACTCCTGGTACAAGGATGGTTCTCCGAAGCATCCCTACGCCGGCGTGACCGACCCGATGTACACCAGCCTGGACGACAAGGCCAAGTACTCCTGGATGAAGGCTCCCCGCTACGATGGCAAATCCACCGAAGTTGGTCCCCTGGCTACCTGCCTGGTCAACTACGGCCTGGGTCATCCCGAGTTCGTCAAGTACGTCAACTTCGTGCTCGGCAAACTGGAAGTCGGCCCCGAGGCCCTCTTCTCCACCCTGGGCCGCACCGGCGCCCGCGGTATCGAGTGCCTGATCACCTGCCTGAAGACCGAAGACATGGTCAACGATCTGAAGGAGAACATCGCCAAGGGCAACCTCGACATCTGCAAGGATTGGGACATGCCCGCCGAAGCGCAGGGCGTTGGTTTCGTCAACGCTCCCCGCGGCGGCCTGAGCCACTGGATCGACATCAAGGACAGCAAGATCGACAACTTCCAGCTCGTGGTCCCGTCCACCTGGAACCTCGGTCCCCGCTGCGACAACAACCTGCCTGGCCCCACTGAAGAGGCCCTGCTGGACAACACCCCGATCGCCGATCCGGAACGCCCGGTCGAGATCCTGCGTACCGTCCACTCCTATGACCCCTGCATCGCCTGCGGCGTGCACGTCATCGACAACAAGACCGGTAACGTCAAAAAGTTCCGCGTCCTGTAG
- a CDS encoding HypC/HybG/HupF family hydrogenase formation chaperone yields MCLAIPAEIIDISDGVATCKVGEGDTTVQASIMLMDEEVALGDYIIIHAGFALRKLDPKEAQETLKILRDMVELVGGEGYHHEML; encoded by the coding sequence ATGTGCCTCGCGATACCAGCAGAAATTATTGACATCAGTGACGGCGTCGCCACCTGCAAAGTGGGGGAAGGCGACACCACGGTCCAGGCGTCCATCATGCTCATGGACGAGGAAGTGGCGCTGGGCGACTACATCATCATCCACGCCGGATTCGCTCTGCGCAAGCTCGACCCCAAGGAAGCTCAGGAGACCCTGAAAATCCTGCGCGACATGGTCGAACTGGTGGGAGGCGAAGGCTATCACCACGAGATGCTCTAG
- a CDS encoding HyaD/HybD family hydrogenase maturation endopeptidase, with translation MPEKDKRILILGVGNILFTDEGFGVRVAEDLEQKYEFSDNVTVLDGGTLGLKLMGPIMESDHLIIVDIVLNDGEPGKIFRLLGEDLNKACAFKNSLHQTDLLDTLAQCSIIGNVPDEVILFGIEPLNYKDMSAALSPELEAKLPEMEALVLEEVKAAGATYTLRTDKNPATEKIYVPRDTSRNY, from the coding sequence ATGCCTGAAAAAGATAAACGCATTCTCATCCTGGGCGTCGGCAACATCCTGTTCACCGACGAGGGATTCGGCGTCCGGGTGGCTGAGGATCTCGAACAAAAATACGAGTTTTCCGACAATGTCACCGTTCTTGACGGCGGCACCCTGGGCCTCAAGCTCATGGGACCGATCATGGAGTCGGACCACCTGATAATAGTGGACATCGTGCTCAACGACGGCGAACCGGGCAAGATTTTCCGTCTGCTCGGGGAGGATCTGAACAAGGCATGCGCCTTCAAGAATTCCCTGCACCAGACCGACTTGCTCGATACGCTGGCCCAGTGTAGCATCATAGGAAACGTGCCGGACGAGGTCATCCTCTTCGGCATCGAACCGCTCAACTACAAGGACATGTCCGCCGCCCTGTCGCCGGAACTCGAAGCCAAGCTCCCAGAAATGGAAGCCCTGGTCCTTGAAGAAGTGAAGGCAGCCGGTGCCACCTACACCCTTCGGACGGACAAGAACCCCGCAACGGAGAAGATTTATGTGCCTCGCGATACCAGCAGAAATTATTGA
- a CDS encoding class I SAM-dependent methyltransferase: MYLKELQRNWNTFGQEDPLWAVASSPDKINNAWDVQDFFNTGTGHVNHVVAWMEANGFPKGRNSALDFGCGVGRLTQALCAHFKTCVGVDIAPSMLAKAKEFNKFGMRCVYRLNEAEDLALFRDQSFDLVHTAHVLQHIRPQVGVRYIAEFIRVLKPGGLAAFHCPSANAVFAYPEEGLACALSYRADVPALSMEHGTKLTVPVTVTNTGEHPVGMDKQTNAPVRLVHHWLNIDTDEIVQNHGRQNLPQTVLAPGDSVDMDYQAASPAQPGKYMLAITVLDYFGKAMTNPEEAQFAIPVLVAPAPKRPESKTPLAAIRPYSETHAIPVETVEHVVKMAGGRIVEVKSQQQLPGGQVSSMYYATR; encoded by the coding sequence ATGTACCTGAAAGAGCTGCAAAGAAACTGGAATACATTTGGCCAGGAAGACCCGCTCTGGGCCGTGGCTTCATCTCCTGATAAAATCAATAATGCTTGGGATGTACAGGATTTTTTCAACACAGGCACCGGCCACGTCAACCATGTTGTCGCCTGGATGGAGGCCAACGGCTTTCCCAAGGGGAGGAACTCCGCGCTGGACTTCGGTTGCGGAGTCGGGAGATTGACGCAGGCATTGTGCGCCCATTTCAAGACCTGCGTGGGAGTGGACATCGCGCCGTCCATGCTGGCCAAGGCCAAGGAGTTCAACAAATTCGGGATGCGTTGCGTCTATCGGCTCAACGAGGCCGAAGACCTCGCCCTGTTCCGTGACCAGAGCTTTGATCTGGTCCACACCGCACACGTGCTCCAGCACATACGCCCACAGGTGGGAGTCCGGTATATTGCCGAGTTCATCCGTGTGCTCAAGCCGGGCGGACTGGCCGCCTTCCACTGCCCCAGCGCCAACGCCGTGTTCGCCTACCCCGAGGAAGGCCTTGCCTGCGCCCTTTCGTACCGGGCCGATGTCCCGGCACTGTCCATGGAGCATGGCACCAAACTGACCGTGCCCGTTACCGTGACCAATACCGGCGAGCATCCCGTCGGCATGGACAAACAGACCAATGCGCCCGTACGCCTGGTCCATCACTGGTTGAACATCGACACCGACGAGATAGTCCAAAACCACGGCAGGCAGAACCTGCCGCAGACCGTGCTTGCCCCGGGCGATTCCGTTGACATGGACTACCAGGCGGCATCTCCGGCTCAACCCGGCAAATACATGCTGGCCATCACTGTTCTGGACTATTTCGGCAAGGCCATGACAAACCCCGAAGAAGCTCAGTTTGCCATACCGGTACTAGTCGCTCCCGCCCCGAAACGGCCCGAGTCGAAGACGCCTCTGGCGGCCATACGCCCCTATAGTGAAACCCACGCCATCCCGGTTGAAACGGTAGAGCACGTGGTCAAAATGGCTGGAGGCAGAATCGTCGAAGTCAAATCCCAGCAGCAACTGCCGGGGGGACAGGTCAGTTCCATGTATTACGCCACGCGCTGA
- a CDS encoding acetolactate synthase large subunit: MPQHTPEITETGQCTDCNGADSLLATLVNNGVDVCFANPGTSEMHFVSALDRIPGMRGVLCLFEGVATGAADGYARMTGKPACTLLHLGPGFANGMANLHNARKGQSPVINIVGDHATYHERYDAPLTSNVEGFAEAISHWVRRPRSPRTVALDTAEAVRAARTAPGQVATLILPADTAWLPAERPAPALEAPKPAPVFPDAIEAAAKALTNGKKTAILMRGSVLWGDGLNAAGCVAAKTGATLFCDTFTPRMRSGAGAPVVERLPYRGKDVLARLDEFEQLLLVGAEPPVSFFAYPEQESWLTPPHCAIMTLAHPSEDGNTALIDLAGAVDASPECTLLPLDPPALPEDGPLTAKEALRIVAALLPDNAIVADEGITSTLPYANILATAAPHDYLALTGGAIGGVMPLATGAAVAAPGRKVVCLEGDGSAMYTVQALWTQAREKLDVVTVLYANRSYAVLNQELKLVRAASKGDKALSLLDLHDPALDWVRLAEGMGVSAVRAETNQQFADALKDALNAKGPRLIEAII; this comes from the coding sequence ATGCCTCAACATACCCCTGAAATCACTGAAACCGGACAATGCACCGACTGCAACGGCGCGGACAGCCTGCTTGCCACCCTGGTGAACAACGGCGTGGACGTCTGTTTTGCCAACCCCGGCACCTCGGAAATGCACTTTGTCTCCGCCCTGGACCGTATCCCCGGCATGCGCGGCGTGCTCTGCCTGTTTGAGGGCGTGGCCACGGGTGCGGCGGACGGCTATGCCCGGATGACCGGCAAGCCCGCCTGCACCCTGCTGCACCTCGGGCCCGGCTTCGCCAACGGCATGGCCAACCTGCACAACGCGCGCAAGGGCCAGTCCCCGGTAATCAACATCGTCGGCGATCACGCCACCTACCACGAGCGCTACGACGCGCCCCTGACCTCCAACGTCGAGGGCTTTGCCGAGGCCATATCCCACTGGGTCCGCCGCCCGCGCAGCCCGCGTACGGTGGCCCTGGATACCGCCGAAGCGGTCCGCGCCGCGCGCACGGCACCCGGCCAGGTAGCCACCCTGATCCTGCCGGCGGACACGGCCTGGCTCCCGGCCGAACGTCCCGCGCCCGCGCTGGAGGCGCCCAAGCCGGCACCGGTGTTTCCGGATGCCATCGAGGCGGCGGCCAAGGCCCTGACCAACGGCAAGAAAACCGCGATCCTCATGCGTGGTTCCGTGCTCTGGGGAGATGGGCTCAACGCGGCCGGATGCGTGGCGGCCAAGACCGGAGCCACCCTGTTCTGCGACACCTTCACCCCGCGTATGCGCTCCGGTGCAGGCGCGCCCGTGGTCGAACGGCTGCCGTATCGGGGCAAGGACGTTCTGGCCAGACTCGACGAGTTCGAGCAACTCCTGCTCGTGGGCGCGGAACCGCCGGTATCCTTTTTCGCCTACCCTGAACAGGAGAGCTGGCTGACACCGCCCCACTGCGCCATCATGACCCTGGCCCACCCCAGCGAGGACGGAAACACCGCGCTCATCGATCTGGCCGGTGCGGTGGACGCGTCGCCCGAATGCACCTTGCTTCCGCTTGATCCGCCTGCCCTGCCCGAAGACGGGCCGCTAACCGCCAAGGAAGCCCTGAGAATAGTGGCCGCGCTTCTGCCTGATAACGCCATCGTCGCGGACGAGGGCATCACCTCGACCCTGCCCTACGCCAACATCCTCGCCACGGCAGCTCCCCACGACTATCTGGCCCTGACCGGCGGCGCCATCGGCGGGGTCATGCCGCTGGCCACCGGTGCCGCCGTGGCCGCGCCCGGCCGCAAGGTGGTCTGCCTGGAAGGCGACGGCAGCGCCATGTACACGGTTCAAGCCCTGTGGACCCAGGCCAGGGAAAAACTGGACGTGGTCACCGTGCTCTATGCCAATCGCTCGTACGCGGTGCTCAATCAGGAACTCAAGCTGGTCCGGGCCGCATCCAAGGGGGACAAGGCCCTGTCCCTGCTCGACCTGCACGACCCGGCCCTCGACTGGGTGCGCCTGGCCGAAGGCATGGGCGTTTCGGCCGTGCGCGCCGAGACCAACCAGCAGTTTGCCGACGCCCTCAAGGACGCCCTGAACGCCAAGGGTCCCCGGCTCATCGAAGCCATCATCTAA
- the icd gene encoding NADP-dependent isocitrate dehydrogenase — protein sequence MATRTVYYIEGDGIGAEVWAAARPVLNKAVEMAYDGANKLDWQELLAGEKAFAETGEHLPKATMDALAQADLAMKGPLNTPVGKGFRSLNVTLRQVFDLYACIRPIKYFKGIESPVKRPDLVDMIVFRENTEDLYAGIEYQSGSPEAKKLIEFLVDEFGAKIDITAGVGIKPITPAGSKRLVRKALDYAITEGKPSVTLVHKGNIMKTTEGGFRAWGYELAEEEYKGKVVREGDEGEGVIIKDRIADAMFQNVLMYPEQYSVIATTNLNGDYISDALAAQVGGLGLAPGVNMGEKLAFFEATHGTAPTIAGKDLANPGSLLLSGAMMLEHIGWHEAAALIHASVEKTLAAKKVTVDLASQINGSTQVGCKEFGEILLANL from the coding sequence TTGGCTACTAGAACTGTCTATTACATCGAAGGTGACGGCATCGGCGCCGAAGTCTGGGCCGCTGCGCGCCCTGTCCTGAACAAGGCTGTGGAAATGGCCTACGACGGGGCCAACAAGCTCGACTGGCAGGAACTGCTGGCAGGCGAGAAGGCTTTCGCCGAGACCGGCGAGCATCTGCCCAAGGCGACCATGGACGCGCTGGCCCAGGCCGACCTGGCCATGAAAGGACCGCTGAACACGCCGGTGGGCAAGGGCTTCCGCAGCCTGAACGTCACCCTGCGCCAGGTCTTCGATCTCTATGCCTGCATCCGTCCCATCAAGTATTTCAAGGGAATCGAATCCCCGGTCAAGCGTCCCGATCTGGTCGACATGATCGTGTTCCGCGAGAACACCGAGGACCTGTACGCGGGTATTGAATATCAGTCCGGCTCCCCGGAAGCCAAGAAATTAATCGAATTTCTCGTGGACGAGTTCGGCGCGAAGATCGACATCACGGCAGGCGTGGGCATCAAGCCCATCACCCCGGCGGGCTCCAAGCGACTGGTCAGAAAGGCCCTCGACTACGCCATCACCGAAGGCAAGCCGTCCGTGACCCTGGTTCACAAGGGCAACATCATGAAGACCACCGAAGGTGGCTTCCGTGCCTGGGGCTATGAACTGGCCGAGGAAGAGTACAAGGGCAAGGTCGTCCGCGAAGGCGACGAAGGCGAAGGCGTCATCATCAAGGATCGCATCGCCGACGCCATGTTCCAGAACGTGCTGATGTACCCCGAGCAGTACTCGGTCATCGCCACCACCAACCTGAACGGCGACTACATCTCCGATGCTCTGGCCGCGCAGGTGGGCGGACTCGGTCTGGCCCCCGGTGTGAACATGGGCGAAAAGCTGGCCTTCTTCGAGGCCACCCACGGCACCGCCCCGACCATCGCGGGCAAGGACCTGGCCAACCCCGGTTCCCTGCTGCTGTCCGGTGCCATGATGCTGGAACACATCGGCTGGCACGAGGCTGCCGCGCTGATCCACGCCTCGGTGGAAAAGACCCTGGCCGCCAAGAAGGTCACCGTGGACCTCGCCTCCCAGATCAACGGCTCCACCCAGGTGGGCTGCAAGGAATTCGGCGAAATCCTGCTGGCCAACCTGTAA
- a CDS encoding NAD-dependent deacylase: MQAELEMVKALLSGGRRVVVLTGAGVSAESGVPTFRGRDGLWKHYRAEDLARPDAFAAHPELVWEFYNWRRKLVAECEPNPAHLALAAMERQIQNFLLITQNVDGLHARAGSRKILEMHGSLWQVRCTVCTHAREDFSELPELPDCPVCGHLLRPGVVWFGEPLTPGVLKLAIDQIGKADVFLSVGTSNLVQPAASFYQLAKDHGAVTVEINEEPTPNTGFMDFALHGQAGEILPELIAGLGE; encoded by the coding sequence GTGCAGGCTGAATTGGAGATGGTCAAGGCGTTGTTGAGCGGGGGCAGGCGGGTGGTCGTCCTTACCGGGGCGGGGGTATCCGCCGAGAGTGGCGTGCCCACCTTTCGGGGGCGTGACGGGCTGTGGAAGCATTATCGTGCCGAGGATCTGGCCCGGCCCGACGCTTTTGCCGCACACCCCGAGCTTGTCTGGGAGTTCTACAACTGGCGGCGCAAGCTGGTGGCCGAATGCGAACCCAATCCTGCGCATCTGGCCCTGGCGGCCATGGAACGGCAAATCCAGAATTTTCTTCTGATCACCCAGAACGTTGACGGGCTGCATGCCCGGGCGGGTAGCCGCAAGATCCTCGAGATGCACGGCTCTCTGTGGCAGGTGCGCTGCACGGTCTGCACGCATGCCCGCGAGGATTTCTCCGAGCTGCCGGAGCTGCCGGACTGCCCGGTCTGCGGCCATCTGCTGCGGCCCGGCGTGGTCTGGTTCGGCGAACCGCTCACCCCCGGAGTCCTCAAGCTGGCCATCGACCAGATCGGCAAGGCGGACGTGTTTTTGTCCGTGGGGACCTCCAATCTGGTGCAGCCCGCCGCGTCATTCTATCAGTTGGCCAAGGACCACGGGGCGGTGACCGTGGAAATCAACGAGGAACCCACCCCGAACACCGGGTTCATGGATTTCGCCCTGCACGGTCAGGCCGGGGAGATTCTGCCCGAGCTGATCGCCGGCCTGGGTGAATGA
- a CDS encoding GNAT family N-acetyltransferase, with product MLDRISLEPLSLEREAEALTLVRAVFAAMVAPGFSEQGCVSFNDYLDRYAFSRRDGEGFALAAILDGVLVGVIEVVNGNHVALFFVADECRGQGVGGRLMRQALERCGQGDTAPAALTVNASPGSVRAYERLGFIVAESEQERGGIRFVPMLLPFWKPEKFASA from the coding sequence ATGCTGGACCGAATTTCCCTTGAACCGCTTTCCCTCGAACGGGAGGCCGAGGCCCTGACCCTGGTCCGGGCCGTCTTCGCCGCCATGGTCGCGCCCGGCTTCTCGGAGCAGGGGTGCGTTTCGTTCAATGACTACCTGGACCGGTATGCTTTTTCCCGCCGTGACGGGGAAGGTTTTGCCCTGGCCGCAATACTGGATGGCGTCCTTGTGGGAGTCATCGAGGTGGTCAACGGGAACCACGTGGCCCTGTTTTTCGTGGCCGACGAATGTCGGGGGCAGGGGGTCGGGGGCAGGCTCATGCGCCAGGCACTTGAGCGGTGCGGACAGGGCGACACCGCTCCGGCAGCGCTGACGGTCAACGCCTCTCCCGGCTCGGTCCGGGCCTACGAACGGTTGGGATTCATCGTCGCGGAAAGCGAACAGGAACGCGGCGGCATCCGTTTTGTCCCCATGCTCCTGCCGTTTTGGAAACCCGAGAAATTCGCCTCGGCTTGA
- a CDS encoding TrpB-like pyridoxal phosphate-dependent enzyme gives MSVKKIFLPQDQMPTQWYNPMPDLPTPMAPPLNPETLEPLTPDMLSPIFPDSLIAQEMSTDRFIDIPQEVLDVYKIWRPSPLVRADRLEKAIGAKCKIFYKDESVSPAGSHKPNTSVPQAYYNKMEGVTRLATETGAGQWGTALSFACAQYDMECVVYMVKVSYEQKPYRKMIINTYGGTIFASPSEQTRTGREMLAKDPDCKGSLGLAISEAVEDAATHDDTKYALGSVMNHVLIHQTITGLEVQKQLEMIGEKATHLVGCVGGGSNFGGLVLPFLPQKLDGDPVKFIAVEPKACPTLTRGEYRYDFGDMARLTPLVKMHTLGHDFMPAPIHAGGLRYHGDAPIVCNIVNEGLCEPVAYFQTECFEAAKLFMQTEGFLPAPETSHAIKGAIEAAKTAGPDDVIVFLYSGHGMLDLASYDAFNQGLLTNFELPQRDIEEALKACPDMK, from the coding sequence ATGTCTGTGAAGAAGATCTTTTTGCCCCAGGACCAGATGCCCACCCAGTGGTACAACCCCATGCCGGACCTGCCCACGCCCATGGCTCCACCGCTGAACCCGGAGACTCTGGAGCCCCTGACCCCGGACATGCTCTCCCCGATCTTTCCGGATTCGCTCATCGCCCAGGAGATGAGCACGGACCGGTTCATCGACATCCCGCAGGAAGTCCTGGACGTCTACAAGATCTGGCGTCCCTCTCCCTTGGTCCGCGCCGACCGGTTGGAAAAGGCCATCGGGGCCAAGTGCAAGATATTCTACAAGGACGAGTCCGTGTCTCCGGCGGGGTCGCACAAGCCGAACACGTCGGTGCCCCAGGCGTATTACAACAAGATGGAAGGCGTGACCCGACTGGCCACCGAGACCGGCGCGGGCCAGTGGGGAACGGCTCTGTCTTTTGCCTGTGCCCAGTACGACATGGAGTGCGTGGTCTACATGGTCAAGGTTTCCTACGAGCAGAAGCCGTACCGCAAGATGATCATCAACACCTATGGCGGGACCATCTTCGCCTCGCCTTCCGAGCAGACCCGCACGGGCCGCGAGATGCTTGCCAAAGACCCGGACTGCAAGGGCTCGCTCGGCCTGGCCATCTCCGAAGCCGTGGAGGACGCCGCCACCCATGACGACACCAAGTACGCCCTGGGCTCGGTCATGAACCACGTGCTCATCCACCAGACCATCACCGGTCTGGAGGTCCAGAAACAGCTGGAGATGATCGGCGAGAAGGCCACCCATCTTGTGGGCTGCGTGGGCGGCGGTTCCAACTTCGGCGGACTGGTCCTGCCGTTCCTGCCCCAGAAGCTGGACGGCGATCCGGTCAAGTTCATCGCGGTGGAACCCAAGGCCTGCCCGACCCTGACGCGTGGGGAATACCGCTACGATTTCGGTGATATGGCCAGGCTGACCCCGCTGGTCAAAATGCACACGCTGGGGCATGACTTCATGCCCGCGCCCATCCATGCCGGCGGCCTGCGCTATCACGGCGACGCACCCATCGTCTGCAACATCGTCAACGAGGGGCTGTGCGAGCCGGTGGCCTATTTTCAGACCGAATGCTTCGAGGCGGCCAAGCTGTTCATGCAGACCGAGGGCTTCCTGCCCGCGCCCGAGACTTCCCACGCCATCAAGGGGGCTATCGAGGCGGCCAAAACCGCGGGGCCGGACGACGTCATCGTCTTCCTGTACTCGGGCCACGGTATGCTCGACCTGGCTTCCTACGACGCCTTCAATCAGGGATTGCTGACCAACTTCGAGTTGCCCCAGCGAGACATCGAGGAAGCGCTCAAGGCTTGCCCGGACATGAAATAG
- a CDS encoding META domain-containing protein, whose protein sequence is MSTLWKRMCCAAMLLAIMAGLGACGSHETPVMNEDALRQALVGKTWTLRKIVSRDFDDDPAQTIKFNADGTVEGFGGCNAFTGTYTLSDDHLEFGPLASTHKSCGPSEDEREYTFLSYLAQVRRIDTQTEPEELVLMTDNQSEVHFTSGESGGLFW, encoded by the coding sequence ATGTCGACCCTATGGAAGAGAATGTGTTGCGCCGCAATGCTGCTGGCCATTATGGCGGGCCTTGGCGCGTGTGGCTCCCACGAGACCCCGGTCATGAACGAGGACGCTTTGCGTCAGGCGCTGGTCGGCAAGACCTGGACCCTGCGCAAGATCGTGTCCCGGGATTTCGACGACGATCCCGCGCAGACCATCAAGTTCAATGCCGACGGCACGGTGGAAGGCTTTGGCGGGTGCAACGCCTTTACCGGTACCTACACCCTGTCCGACGATCACCTGGAGTTCGGTCCTCTGGCTTCGACACATAAGTCCTGCGGCCCTTCGGAGGATGAGCGGGAATACACCTTTCTGAGCTATCTGGCTCAGGTGCGTCGTATCGACACCCAGACCGAGCCGGAAGAACTGGTTCTGATGACCGATAATCAGAGCGAGGTACATTTTACTTCCGGCGAATCCGGTGGACTGTTCTGGTAG
- the nagZ gene encoding beta-N-acetylhexosaminidase produces MRTRFAILLPALLLLLSLCLLPAPARAAELDTMIGQMILAGFRGFSVNDEATIVRDIRERHLGGVILFDYDVALGRAERNIRTKAQVRKLIDELKAQADIPLLVAVDQEGGKVQRLKKAYGFTETDSAADLGASGDEAVRTAGATVGETLSAVGFNLDFAPVVDVNVNPNSPAIGKLGRSFSSDPEQVAHCAALFMDGMHAEGVLSCLKHFPGHGSAGSDSHKGLTDVTDTWSEAELVPYRKLIASGKVDMIMTAHIFNAHLDSKYPATLSRKVITDLLRGRLGYQGVIVTDDMDMGAIADEFGRREAVRRAIEAGADILLFGNNLAYDEHIVEKVHAVIRSLVDDGTISPARIEQSYERIMRLKASLG; encoded by the coding sequence ATGCGCACCCGTTTCGCCATACTGCTCCCGGCCCTGCTCCTCCTGCTCTCGCTCTGCCTGCTCCCTGCGCCCGCCCGCGCCGCGGAACTGGACACCATGATAGGCCAGATGATCCTGGCCGGTTTTCGGGGATTCTCCGTGAACGATGAGGCCACCATCGTGCGCGACATCCGGGAACGCCACCTGGGCGGCGTCATCCTCTTCGACTATGACGTGGCACTGGGCCGGGCCGAGCGCAATATCCGCACCAAGGCCCAGGTCAGGAAACTGATCGACGAACTCAAGGCTCAAGCGGACATTCCCCTGCTCGTGGCCGTGGACCAGGAAGGCGGTAAGGTGCAGCGGTTGAAAAAAGCCTACGGCTTCACGGAAACCGATTCGGCGGCGGACCTCGGCGCGTCCGGCGACGAGGCGGTCCGGACCGCGGGGGCCACGGTCGGCGAAACCCTCTCGGCCGTCGGCTTCAACCTCGACTTCGCCCCGGTGGTGGACGTGAACGTCAACCCGAACAGCCCGGCCATCGGCAAACTGGGACGCAGCTTTTCAAGCGATCCCGAGCAGGTGGCCCACTGCGCAGCTTTGTTCATGGACGGAATGCATGCCGAAGGCGTGCTCTCCTGTCTCAAGCATTTCCCCGGACACGGATCGGCCGGGAGCGACTCCCACAAGGGCCTGACCGACGTTACCGACACCTGGTCCGAGGCCGAGTTGGTCCCCTACCGTAAACTCATCGCGAGCGGCAAGGTGGACATGATCATGACCGCCCATATATTCAACGCGCACCTCGATTCCAAATACCCCGCCACCCTTTCCAGGAAGGTCATTACCGATCTGCTGCGCGGCCGACTGGGCTACCAGGGCGTGATCGTCACCGACGACATGGACATGGGGGCCATTGCCGATGAGTTCGGCCGTCGGGAAGCCGTTCGCCGGGCCATCGAAGCGGGCGCGGACATCCTCCTGTTCGGCAACAATCTCGCCTATGACGAGCACATCGTGGAAAAGGTCCACGCTGTCATCCGTTCCCTGGTGGACGACGGGACCATCTCCCCGGCGCGCATCGAACAGTCCTATGAACGGATCATGCGCTTGAAGGCTTCGTTGGGTTAG